In one window of Paraflavitalea soli DNA:
- a CDS encoding winged helix-turn-helix transcriptional regulator, with protein sequence MIQLNNKTYTCPVDVTLEFISGKWKLLILSHLHQFDRKSYSAIRENLPGISEKMLSQQLKELERDKLIEKEVLSVKPLRVEYYLSADGKSMAPLYEFVSQWGIDYLKKHGIDYMRDQHLYK encoded by the coding sequence ATGATACAATTAAACAATAAGACTTATACTTGTCCTGTAGATGTTACCCTTGAATTCATCAGTGGTAAGTGGAAATTGCTAATACTCTCCCACCTGCATCAGTTTGACCGGAAAAGCTATAGCGCCATCCGGGAAAACCTGCCCGGTATTTCAGAAAAGATGCTGAGTCAGCAATTGAAGGAACTGGAACGGGATAAACTTATAGAAAAGGAAGTCCTTTCCGTGAAGCCCCTCCGCGTGGAATATTATCTATCAGCAGACGGTAAATCGATGGCGCCCCTTTATGAATTCGTCAGCCAATGGGGCATCGATTACCTGAAGAAACATGGAATTGATTATATGAGGGATCAGCACCTGTACAAGTAA
- a CDS encoding carbohydrate-binding protein produces the protein MRLNLRKVVRLLYVYGSLLTMLVVCHTATAQLSRLRADGQRIVNASNQEVILKGVGLGGWLLQEGYMMNPNSGGTQWSFKRILYNQGQTDAQVDAFYQSWRNNFITQADINWIADQGFNCVRIPMHYELFLTASQMAVRNTVARNSANYTNYVNSMQTWYNNNQLFTDPNTEGFRTLENCLNWCAARGMYVIVDLHAAPGAQGSDANISDALVGNDLWNRSLFQDVTVRLWQAIVTRYINNNTVAFWDLLNEPNNVPGGGPAIFNLTNRLVNAVRALGDSHLIMIEGNGFGNNYDYLEPNNFTNRTNLVYNAHRYWIPEGDDNIRDGNPNQINRLINLTEFRTRWNVPVWVGETGENSDAWLRQNVDKLNGAGIGWCHWTYKRTSSSANAALRRIVGPPYLTDGVSAMSGVLNNIQFANTVVNSGPLAAVDPRRGGSTTTCTGNYNAVPGTLQAEAYCAMSGIQTETCTDAGGGLNVGHIEAGDWLGYRINVPAAGTYTIQYRVASLNGGGNIRLERFGGSTVFGTIAVPTTGGWQTWQTISHTVTLPAGQQEIGIAAVAGGFNINWFSITSNISSAAPIGQIITLRGINNMFVSGENGTQAMRCNRATAGDWEKFSVLDGGNGTIMLRSMAKYVSSENGAAAITCSRATPGTWERFVWVVNTDGTISLRGNNNLYVSSENGTTAMTCTRAAISGWEAFNWTSVGTVTNAGVELAVASSPGVENGEAVLQVYPNPSAGAVTIKTTGPGKVTIFDLAGRPVYQATIRSMLQISHLKPGVYTVRVTGDDQQTATKKLIVGGK, from the coding sequence ATGAGATTAAACCTACGGAAAGTAGTCAGGCTGCTGTATGTATATGGCAGTCTCTTAACGATGCTTGTTGTGTGCCATACTGCTACAGCTCAATTATCGCGGTTGCGGGCAGATGGACAACGTATTGTAAATGCCAGCAACCAGGAAGTGATCCTCAAAGGGGTAGGCCTGGGAGGTTGGCTTTTACAGGAAGGGTATATGATGAATCCCAACTCAGGTGGTACCCAATGGTCTTTTAAACGCATCCTGTATAATCAGGGGCAAACAGATGCGCAGGTAGATGCATTTTATCAAAGCTGGCGCAACAACTTTATTACGCAGGCCGATATCAACTGGATAGCCGACCAGGGTTTTAATTGTGTACGCATTCCCATGCACTATGAATTGTTCCTCACTGCTTCCCAAATGGCAGTACGGAATACCGTAGCGCGTAATTCGGCCAATTACACCAATTATGTGAACTCCATGCAAACCTGGTATAATAATAACCAGTTATTTACCGATCCCAATACCGAAGGGTTCAGAACATTGGAGAATTGCCTCAATTGGTGCGCTGCACGTGGTATGTATGTGATCGTAGACCTGCATGCCGCGCCGGGTGCGCAGGGTTCTGATGCCAATATCTCCGATGCGCTGGTGGGCAATGATCTTTGGAACAGGAGCCTTTTCCAGGATGTAACGGTAAGGCTGTGGCAGGCAATTGTAACCCGCTATATCAACAACAATACAGTAGCATTCTGGGACCTGCTCAATGAGCCCAACAATGTACCGGGCGGCGGGCCTGCTATCTTCAATTTGACCAACCGGCTGGTCAATGCTGTACGCGCTTTAGGCGATTCACACCTGATCATGATCGAGGGCAATGGATTTGGGAATAATTATGATTACCTCGAACCCAATAATTTCACCAACCGTACGAATCTTGTTTACAATGCACACCGCTACTGGATACCGGAAGGCGATGACAATATAAGGGATGGCAATCCCAACCAGATCAACCGCCTCATCAACCTCACTGAGTTCCGAACCCGCTGGAACGTACCGGTATGGGTAGGAGAAACAGGAGAAAATTCCGATGCCTGGCTGCGGCAGAATGTAGACAAACTCAATGGCGCGGGTATCGGCTGGTGCCACTGGACCTATAAAAGAACGAGCTCCAGCGCCAATGCTGCCTTGCGCAGGATCGTAGGACCGCCCTATCTTACCGATGGCGTATCGGCCATGAGTGGTGTATTGAACAATATACAGTTTGCCAATACCGTCGTGAACAGTGGGCCACTGGCCGCCGTCGATCCACGCAGGGGTGGTAGTACTACTACCTGCACCGGCAACTACAATGCTGTGCCCGGCACCTTGCAGGCAGAAGCTTATTGTGCGATGAGTGGCATACAAACGGAGACTTGTACAGATGCCGGTGGTGGACTGAATGTAGGTCATATTGAAGCCGGCGACTGGCTGGGTTACCGCATCAATGTCCCTGCGGCAGGTACTTACACTATTCAATACCGGGTAGCCAGTCTGAATGGTGGCGGTAACATCAGGCTGGAGCGCTTTGGCGGCAGCACCGTATTTGGTACGATCGCCGTACCCACAACCGGTGGCTGGCAAACCTGGCAAACCATTTCCCATACGGTCACCTTGCCAGCGGGTCAGCAGGAGATTGGAATAGCAGCCGTAGCCGGTGGGTTTAACATTAATTGGTTCAGCATCACTTCCAATATATCCTCTGCTGCGCCCATTGGACAGATCATTACCCTGCGCGGCATTAATAATATGTTCGTATCCGGTGAAAACGGCACACAGGCCATGCGTTGCAACCGGGCTACTGCTGGCGACTGGGAAAAGTTCTCGGTACTGGATGGCGGCAATGGAACGATCATGCTGAGAAGCATGGCTAAATATGTTTCTTCTGAAAACGGTGCAGCTGCCATTACCTGCAGCCGGGCTACTCCGGGCACCTGGGAACGTTTTGTATGGGTAGTGAACACGGATGGCACGATTTCACTTCGGGGGAATAATAACCTGTATGTAAGTTCTGAAAATGGTACCACAGCCATGACCTGCACACGGGCTGCCATCAGTGGTTGGGAAGCTTTTAACTGGACCTCGGTCGGTACCGTAACCAATGCGGGTGTTGAACTGGCAGTTGCATCGTCACCTGGTGTAGAAAATGGAGAGGCTGTTTTGCAGGTGTATCCCAATCCCTCAGCCGGCGCTGTTACTATTAAAACAACAGGTCCGGGTAAGGTTACCATTTTTGATCTAGCCGGCCGGCCTGTATACCAGGCTACCATCAGATCCATGCTGCAGATCAGTCACCTCAAACCCGGTGTATATACTGTGCGGGTAACAGGAGATGATCAACAAACGGCTACGAAGAAATTGATCGTGGGCGGAAAGTAA
- a CDS encoding RNA polymerase sigma-70 factor — MSALPDDILLAWQQQIARGDERAFDNLFRHFYGHLVSFAVDIVKLRPAAEEIVSDVFVKIWQKRAEILLIEKLRVFLFVAVKNQCYNHLRKHSLWNVTISPDNIATLSSAYNPEEDMAFRELQHQLNKAIEQLPDQCKQVFKLIREDGLKYKEVADILGISPRTVETQLFRAVKKLRKVLTEEADPHQPDLPDVLLPVILVSWFLAS, encoded by the coding sequence ATGTCCGCACTGCCTGACGATATACTGCTTGCCTGGCAACAACAGATTGCCCGGGGTGATGAACGCGCCTTCGATAATCTGTTCCGTCACTTTTACGGGCACCTGGTCAGTTTTGCGGTGGATATTGTAAAGCTGCGGCCGGCAGCGGAGGAGATTGTTTCGGACGTATTTGTGAAAATATGGCAAAAGAGAGCAGAGATATTGCTGATCGAAAAGCTACGGGTCTTTCTTTTCGTGGCAGTAAAAAACCAATGTTACAACCATTTGCGCAAGCATTCTCTTTGGAATGTAACGATAAGCCCTGATAATATCGCCACCCTTTCCAGCGCTTATAACCCGGAAGAGGACATGGCTTTCCGGGAACTGCAGCACCAGCTCAACAAAGCCATCGAACAACTGCCTGATCAATGTAAGCAGGTATTTAAGCTGATCAGGGAAGATGGACTTAAATACAAGGAAGTGGCGGATATTCTCGGTATTTCTCCCCGTACGGTAGAGACCCAATTGTTCCGCGCGGTGAAAAAGCTCCGTAAAGTATTGACCGAAGAGGCTGATCCCCATCAGCCCGACCTTCCCGATGTGTTGCTGCCGGTGATTCTGGTAAGCTGGTTTTTGGCATCGTGA
- a CDS encoding c-type cytochrome, whose translation MFSKQIMITGTLLAAIAGLAWAPAQDKKLEESKARGKELYAELCITCHLADGKGMAGAIPPLAGSNYFLKNPAKAIQAIKYGLNDPIKVNGVEYSTPMAAQNISDEEIADVTTYILNTWGNKGKLITVKDVEKVKK comes from the coding sequence ATGTTCAGCAAACAAATAATGATCACAGGTACCCTGCTGGCAGCCATTGCAGGGCTTGCATGGGCCCCCGCACAGGATAAAAAATTAGAAGAAAGTAAGGCCCGGGGAAAGGAACTGTATGCAGAACTCTGCATTACCTGCCACCTGGCCGATGGGAAAGGCATGGCCGGCGCCATCCCACCCCTCGCTGGTTCCAATTATTTCTTAAAGAACCCTGCAAAAGCCATCCAGGCTATCAAATATGGCTTGAATGATCCTATCAAAGTAAATGGTGTTGAATACAGTACGCCCATGGCTGCGCAAAACATCAGCGATGAAGAAATAGCCGATGTGACCACCTATATCCTCAATACCTGGGGTAATAAAGGAAAACTCATTACGGTGAAGGATGTTGAGAAAGTGAAGAAATAA
- a CDS encoding helix-turn-helix transcriptional regulator codes for MNTAQTDIMITPLPGVKVISANILQERESQFREERAIPILDMYFSLQGHSKAVNNNDGAISEIDRMHHGIIYTPHFNGYYALGGQEVDSFCIEMDASYMARLQVTDVECLKRFWDKAQRQVSTEISPTPMEVTLQQQQVITDIRRCSFSGHMKDLYLESKVIELFLLQAEQADRLENNKTKALTSADQERLYAARDFVKAHMFEPITLLQVARHCGLNDFKLKKGFKDLFGTTVFSYLNELKMEYGRQMLLESTCTIYEVAYTLGYHDPYNFSKAFRKYFGHLPGKLKSQL; via the coding sequence TTGAACACTGCACAAACGGATATTATGATCACCCCTTTGCCAGGGGTGAAAGTTATCTCGGCAAATATTCTGCAAGAGCGTGAATCCCAGTTCAGAGAAGAAAGAGCTATACCCATACTCGATATGTATTTTTCGCTGCAGGGACATAGTAAGGCCGTCAATAATAACGACGGTGCAATTTCAGAAATAGACCGTATGCATCACGGCATTATATATACACCTCACTTTAATGGGTATTATGCGCTTGGTGGCCAGGAAGTAGATAGTTTTTGTATAGAGATGGACGCCAGCTATATGGCACGTTTACAGGTTACAGATGTGGAATGTTTGAAACGATTTTGGGACAAAGCGCAGCGCCAGGTGTCCACAGAGATCTCCCCCACTCCCATGGAGGTTACACTGCAACAGCAGCAGGTTATTACCGATATCCGCCGCTGCTCTTTCAGTGGTCATATGAAAGACCTTTACCTTGAGTCGAAGGTCATTGAATTATTCTTGTTGCAGGCGGAGCAGGCCGATAGGCTGGAAAACAATAAAACAAAAGCCCTCACTTCCGCTGACCAGGAAAGATTGTATGCGGCCCGTGATTTCGTCAAAGCCCACATGTTTGAGCCCATTACCTTATTGCAGGTCGCCAGGCATTGCGGGCTCAATGATTTTAAACTGAAGAAAGGATTTAAAGACCTATTTGGCACAACTGTATTTAGCTACCTCAATGAATTAAAAATGGAATATGGCCGGCAAATGCTGCTGGAGTCAACCTGCACCATCTATGAAGTAGCCTATACGTTAGGCTACCATGATCCCTACAATTTCTCGAAAGCTTTCAGGAAGTATTTTGGCCACCTGCCGGGCAAGTTGAAGAGCCAACTATAA
- a CDS encoding group II truncated hemoglobin, with the protein MEKQIPTLYEWAGGQEKFELLTERFYEKVQADEVLSKVFQHMSPAHAKRVAHFIAEVFGGGKLYTEGDQGSHAKMVQHHIGKMLTDDLRKRWLQLLLETADEIGLKDDPEFRSAFVGYLEWGSRLAVINSQLPENPIGHTEPMPKWGWGETGGPYIPG; encoded by the coding sequence ATGGAGAAGCAGATACCAACACTGTATGAATGGGCCGGAGGCCAGGAAAAGTTTGAGCTGCTGACAGAGCGGTTTTACGAAAAAGTGCAGGCGGATGAAGTCTTGTCGAAGGTATTTCAACATATGTCGCCAGCCCATGCAAAACGTGTGGCGCATTTTATAGCAGAAGTATTTGGCGGCGGTAAACTCTATACAGAAGGAGACCAGGGCAGTCATGCAAAGATGGTGCAACACCATATAGGTAAAATGCTGACGGATGATCTTAGAAAACGGTGGCTGCAGCTCTTACTGGAAACAGCCGATGAGATCGGCCTGAAAGATGACCCGGAATTCAGGTCAGCCTTTGTGGGCTACCTTGAATGGGGTAGCAGGCTGGCGGTGATCAATTCCCAGCTTCCTGAAAATCCCATTGGGCACACCGAACCCATGCCCAAATGGGGTTGGGGAGAGACGGGTGGGCCGTATATACCAGGATAA
- a CDS encoding ATP-binding cassette domain-containing protein: protein MQQEYIHIKGAREHNLRNISLSIPKRKITIFTGVSGSGKSSIVFDTIGAEAQRQLNENFSMFIRNRLPRVSQPDADAIENLSTAIVIDQKRLGGNSRSTMGTITDIYSVLRLLFSRIGQPFVGYSNVFSFNDPAGMCPECKGVGYKVEIDLDKMLDTSKSLNEGAILFPTFSVGSWYWKTFVYSGVLPNDKALKDYTEQEWNSLLYGQAKFEVTLDNNVPINAKFEGLVSRFNRMYIQKDSGEMADNTRQSVERFLKTGPCTLCHGARLSQATLSCKINGLNIADMAAMEVSALIGVIDTIEDRVAAPMVDSLVMRLQHLDDIGLGYLSLDRETATLSGGESQRIKMVKHLNSSLIDMLYIFDEPSIGLHPRDVHRLNELLIKLRDKGNTILVVEHDPDVIRIADYIVDVGPYAGEHGGRIVYEGDVKGLLKANTLTGRFMNRQVEIKDEFREPAGWIPVKNAQLHNLKNVSVNIPTEVLTVVTGVAGSGKSSLINGVFLAQHPEAIVIDQSAVGTSVRSNPATYTGIMDDIRQLFGKANKVSPSLFSFNSKGACPECHGLGFIFTDLAFLEPVRTTCEICNGKRFKEEVLQYTYKDKNITDVLAMTVHQALQFFEQKEIRRKVKAMHDVGLDYLTLGQPLSTLSGGECQRIKLAGELHKHGSIYVMDEPTTGLHMSDTGHLLEIINRLVDTGNSVIIIEHNMDIIKQADWIIDLGPEGGSKGGQVLFEGTPKGLMQASHSLTGRHMQQQQTVA, encoded by the coding sequence ATGCAGCAGGAGTATATCCATATCAAGGGGGCAAGGGAACATAACCTGAGAAATATATCTTTGTCCATTCCCAAGCGTAAGATCACCATTTTTACGGGTGTATCAGGGTCTGGTAAATCATCCATTGTATTTGATACCATTGGAGCGGAAGCACAGCGGCAGTTGAATGAGAATTTCAGCATGTTTATCCGCAACCGCCTCCCCAGGGTTAGTCAGCCCGATGCTGATGCAATAGAAAATCTTTCTACTGCGATCGTCATAGACCAGAAACGGCTAGGTGGCAATTCCCGCTCCACTATGGGAACCATCACTGATATTTATTCGGTACTTCGATTGTTGTTTTCAAGGATCGGTCAGCCTTTTGTGGGTTATTCCAACGTGTTTTCCTTTAATGACCCGGCAGGTATGTGTCCGGAATGCAAGGGAGTGGGTTATAAAGTAGAGATCGACCTCGATAAAATGCTGGATACCTCTAAGTCGTTGAATGAAGGGGCGATCCTGTTCCCTACATTTTCGGTCGGTTCCTGGTATTGGAAAACCTTTGTTTATTCAGGGGTATTGCCAAATGATAAGGCATTGAAAGATTATACAGAACAGGAGTGGAATAGCTTATTGTACGGACAGGCGAAGTTTGAAGTGACGTTGGACAATAATGTTCCCATCAATGCCAAATTTGAAGGGCTGGTATCGCGGTTCAACAGGATGTATATTCAAAAGGACAGTGGTGAGATGGCAGACAATACACGTCAGTCGGTAGAGCGATTCCTGAAGACAGGGCCCTGTACTTTGTGTCATGGGGCCAGGTTGAGCCAGGCTACCCTGAGCTGTAAGATCAATGGGCTGAACATTGCTGACATGGCTGCCATGGAAGTGAGTGCCCTGATCGGTGTGATCGATACCATAGAGGACAGGGTGGCAGCGCCCATGGTGGATTCTCTGGTGATGCGGTTGCAGCACCTGGATGATATTGGCCTGGGCTACCTGAGCCTTGACCGGGAAACAGCTACGCTTTCGGGAGGGGAATCGCAAAGGATCAAGATGGTCAAACACCTCAACAGCAGCCTGATCGATATGCTGTATATTTTTGATGAGCCCAGTATCGGATTGCATCCACGTGATGTGCACCGGCTCAATGAGCTGCTGATCAAATTACGCGATAAGGGTAATACTATCCTGGTGGTAGAGCATGATCCTGATGTGATAAGGATAGCTGATTACATTGTAGATGTGGGTCCTTACGCCGGGGAGCATGGAGGTCGTATTGTGTATGAGGGTGATGTGAAAGGATTGCTGAAGGCCAATACGCTGACAGGACGGTTCATGAACCGGCAGGTAGAGATCAAAGACGAATTTCGGGAACCTGCAGGATGGATACCTGTTAAGAACGCGCAGCTGCACAATCTTAAAAATGTATCGGTAAATATCCCGACGGAAGTACTTACGGTGGTAACTGGTGTGGCGGGATCGGGCAAGAGTTCACTCATCAATGGTGTATTCCTGGCGCAACATCCCGAAGCAATCGTCATTGATCAATCGGCTGTAGGTACTTCTGTTCGTTCTAATCCAGCTACGTATACAGGTATAATGGATGATATCCGGCAACTATTTGGTAAGGCTAATAAAGTAAGTCCTTCTCTTTTCAGTTTTAATTCCAAAGGGGCTTGCCCGGAGTGTCACGGACTGGGTTTTATTTTTACTGACCTTGCTTTCCTGGAGCCGGTTCGCACCACCTGCGAAATTTGTAATGGGAAACGCTTTAAGGAAGAGGTATTACAGTATACGTACAAGGATAAAAATATTACCGATGTATTGGCGATGACGGTACACCAGGCCTTGCAGTTTTTTGAGCAGAAGGAGATACGCAGGAAGGTGAAAGCCATGCATGATGTAGGATTGGATTACCTTACGCTTGGGCAGCCCCTAAGCACCTTGTCAGGCGGGGAATGTCAGCGGATCAAACTGGCCGGGGAACTGCACAAGCATGGAAGTATTTATGTGATGGATGAGCCTACTACGGGATTGCACATGTCGGATACGGGCCATTTGCTGGAGATCATCAATCGCCTGGTAGATACCGGCAACTCGGTGATCATCATTGAGCACAATATGGATATTATAAAGCAGGCAGACTGGATCATTGACCTGGGGCCGGAAGGTGGTTCCAAAGGTGGGCAGGTCTTGTTTGAAGGCACACCAAAAGGTTTGATGCAGGCCAGCCATTCCCTGACGGGCAGGCATATGCAACAGCAACAGACGGTGGCCTGA